In the genome of Candidatus Bathyarchaeota archaeon, the window AGAGAGAAGCTAAACCACTTATGCCATGACCAGATGTACATCCCTTTGATAGGCGTGTTCCAAAGCCCACAAGAAATCCTCCTATAGCCAGTCGCCACCACTGTACAGAAGTCGTAAAGAAACTAGAGAATATTATCGTATAGATGAAAGCACCTATAATAAGCCCTGCTGCCAAGGTAAGCCGCCAGTCTCTTGAGTTAAGATACCCTTTTTGTTGAAAATAAGGTCTTCTTGAAAAATAAGATATAGTTGTGCTAAAAAAACTGCTTGTAGTAGCATGAAGTCCAGTAGTTAAAAAAACAAAACTTACTCCTAAACCTATTATGATTCCACCAATTAGATAAGAAAATATTCCTAATGGAAAAAATTGAAACATATTTCAAAATTGAAGTTTGAGTAATAATAAATCTTTTTGGTTCTTCTTAATCCCAAAAAGATCTTGTACGCTGGTATTCCCTCTCTGCTTTCAATATTTCTTTATAGAAATCCGAATCTTTTCTAACATACTTTCTTAAAATTCTGGTTGCTACTGTTGGTCCAACGCCTCTGGAAGCTAATACTATTACTGCTTTCTTGCCATTATTTTGAACGAGTCCAGCAGATTTCCAAGCTCTATTCCACATCTCCGTCTCCTCTATTTCGAGCTTTTTACCATCCTTCTTCTTTCTAATTACGCTTAACAAGTTGTTATTACCCTTATAGGTGACCGAGATAAGCGTTGAACCGCATTTAGGACATTTAATTGACTCCGGGAGTTTGCCAACAATTCTTATTCCTTCCCAATCTGCGTTGAAAATGCATACTAACCTTACTCTATTAGAAAGTATCCTTTCTTTTATTATTTCTAAAATAGATTTATCACCAGAAATCGGTCTAAGAACACTATGAGGCACGATTTTATCCAGAATGGGTAGTGCTAAAGGAGAATAATCAGCTTCTTTAGATTGAGCGAACTCGATTTTTATTTTTCCATCAATTATCCTCTTAGCCACACTCTTAGCATTCGCTAAATCCATCTTTTCCAAAAATGATTCTCTAATAGCTTCTTGATTTATTGGAGTATCACTTAATATCCTTGCGAGTTGTTTTCCTCTACTGATTTTATACTCAACTTCCGACTCAACTACTCCAAATCTTTTGGCCACATGCCAATTTATCCATGCGAAATTTTCTGTTTCTTGAACTGTCTTGGTTAGGATCTCTTCAAGATCCTTAGGAGTAAGCTTCAACAACTCTTCTCCTACTATTCTCTCATTGATTTTTATTGGACATACCAAAGCAATTCGGTAAGAATCAATTATTACAGATACGTTTATGCCGTATTTTGCTCCTATAAGCGCCCTTAAGATTGCTCCATAAACTTCATTAACTAGATTTCCAAGGCAACCATGTATTATAACACAATTCTCGAATCTTTCAATAAGAATCAAATCATCAGATGGTAATGGGTAATGCTTAGCATGATTTTGTATGGTTTCCTTAACTTTATCCATACTTTGGCTACTCAGTCCCGCTTCTTTGCATAAAGATGAAATTGATTCGCCTTTCTTTATTGATACTGCTAAAGTTTTTCTGAGTTTCCCCACCTCCTGAGCAACATCATGTTCTACGGGTATTAACTCCCCTTCCCAACTGGGAATTGCGTTAAAACTAGGGTTTGTGGGTTCAACCTCAATTTTGCGTTCTTCATCGTCAATACTAAGAATCCGCCAAGTACTACCATGCATAATAAATTCCACCCCTGTAGCGCACTTCTTGGCCACAAACGCTTGATCTAGCGTTCCTATCCTAGTCTTCCTGAAAAAGTCCAAAACATGGTATTTTCTAACATCTGGAATTACTGACAAATTCCCAAAATAGTACTGATAGGTCCTTCGAAAAGAGAGGGAAACCCAATCATCCCTTTTTCTAAGTATTTTTTCGCTTTCTAATTGATTGATAACTTTTACAAGATCTTCGGGGCTTAAATTCCAATATGGGTAGGCCCCTTTTACAATCGAGTAGATTTTTTGGATCTTTACTCTCTTAAGATCCATTACTATTCCTACAATTTGATGCGCCAAGACATCAAACGCATTTTCATGAATCTTCACAGTCTCTATTTTACCTTGTTTTGCACGCTTTATTAGTACAAAAGACTCAAGAACATCATCTGGGAAACAGGTAATCACGCAGCCTTTTGGAAGACCTGTTACTTGGTGGTTGCTTCTTCCTATTCTTTGAATTAAACGAGTAGT includes:
- a CDS encoding YeeE/YedE family protein; the encoded protein is MFQFFPLGIFSYLIGGIIIGLGVSFVFLTTGLHATTSSFFSTTISYFSRRPYFQQKGYLNSRDWRLTLAAGLIIGAFIYTIIFSSFFTTSVQWWRLAIGGFLVGFGTRLSKGCTSGHGISGLASLSTTSLYAVITFIIVAILTAILVQALGVSP
- a CDS encoding DEAD/DEAH box helicase, which gives rise to MLKTEDTFLLLDKALRMQLEENDNLIPSKIQEIAIPSILKGENVLLIAPTGTGKTFAVTLPIFNLFLSSKKSEGASGISILYITPLRALNRDIFRRISEIGKELGIDVQVRHGDTVQSVRAKQAKRPPDMLITTPETIQAILPGKRMKEHLKSVKWVIVDEIHELVDSKRGIQLSLALERLRNNIGNKYQRIGLSATIGDETKIAKLLAGSDKSVRVLRTQEFKDIDIKLEYPLPSDGDSKIAKSFGIPPSSIARVKRIAELASKNTSTLVFTNTREHAEALGSQIRAIRGDLPIRTHHGSLSREIREEVEEEFQAGKLKGIICTSSLELGVDVGVVDYVIQYMSPRGTTRLIQRIGRSNHQVTGLPKGCVITCFPDDVLESFVLIKRAKQGKIETVKIHENAFDVLAHQIVGIVMDLKRVKIQKIYSIVKGAYPYWNLSPEDLVKVINQLESEKILRKRDDWVSLSFRRTYQYYFGNLSVIPDVRKYHVLDFFRKTRIGTLDQAFVAKKCATGVEFIMHGSTWRILSIDDEERKIEVEPTNPSFNAIPSWEGELIPVEHDVAQEVGKLRKTLAVSIKKGESISSLCKEAGLSSQSMDKVKETIQNHAKHYPLPSDDLILIERFENCVIIHGCLGNLVNEVYGAILRALIGAKYGINVSVIIDSYRIALVCPIKINERIVGEELLKLTPKDLEEILTKTVQETENFAWINWHVAKRFGVVESEVEYKISRGKQLARILSDTPINQEAIRESFLEKMDLANAKSVAKRIIDGKIKIEFAQSKEADYSPLALPILDKIVPHSVLRPISGDKSILEIIKERILSNRVRLVCIFNADWEGIRIVGKLPESIKCPKCGSTLISVTYKGNNNLLSVIRKKKDGKKLEIEETEMWNRAWKSAGLVQNNGKKAVIVLASRGVGPTVATRILRKYVRKDSDFYKEILKAEREYQRTRSFWD